Proteins co-encoded in one Streptomyces sp. JH34 genomic window:
- a CDS encoding cell division initiation protein has protein sequence MDVQKKLDEIVETVGNARSMPMSASCVVNRAELLAMLEEVREALPGSLAHAEELIGGHEQLVEQARQEAGRIIESARAERGSLISGTEVAQQSQAEADRILSEARREADEVRGEADEYVDSKLANFEVVLTKTIGSVDRGREKLLGRGQGIDEQGYEDPDFTEAPERSADPETLRRRADEYVDTKLGAFEAVLAKTLEAVGRGRQKLHGRVATDDLGAHMAAQDAAGGAQHTSDEDHWAGLAELATPEPPRSPQQHSYAEPAQPDYTPAAGYQDPAQSGFPAQAQPEPQYAQTYGYQDQQQPQDAYGYQQQPDPYGYQQQAYDPNQQQDYGWQQQPQIPAQQGESALDETSLFDTSMIDLEQLRRYEQGR, from the coding sequence GTGGACGTGCAGAAGAAGCTCGACGAGATCGTCGAAACGGTCGGGAACGCCCGCTCCATGCCCATGTCGGCGTCCTGCGTGGTCAACCGGGCCGAACTGCTCGCGATGCTCGAGGAGGTGCGCGAGGCCCTGCCCGGCTCGCTCGCCCATGCCGAGGAACTCATCGGCGGGCACGAGCAGCTCGTCGAGCAGGCCCGGCAGGAGGCCGGGCGGATCATCGAGTCCGCCCGCGCGGAGCGCGGCTCGCTGATCTCCGGTACCGAGGTCGCCCAGCAGTCCCAGGCCGAGGCGGACCGCATCCTGTCCGAGGCCCGCAGGGAGGCCGACGAGGTCCGCGGCGAGGCCGACGAGTACGTCGACAGCAAGCTTGCCAACTTCGAGGTCGTCCTCACCAAGACCATCGGGTCCGTGGACCGGGGCCGCGAGAAGCTGCTCGGCCGCGGCCAGGGCATCGACGAACAGGGCTACGAGGACCCCGACTTCACCGAGGCGCCCGAGCGCAGCGCCGACCCGGAGACGCTCCGCCGGCGCGCCGACGAATACGTGGACACCAAGCTCGGCGCCTTCGAGGCCGTGCTCGCCAAGACCCTGGAGGCCGTCGGCCGGGGCCGCCAGAAGCTGCACGGCCGGGTCGCCACCGACGACCTCGGCGCGCACATGGCCGCCCAGGACGCGGCCGGAGGCGCCCAGCACACCAGTGACGAGGACCACTGGGCCGGTCTGGCCGAGCTCGCCACCCCCGAGCCGCCCCGGAGCCCCCAGCAGCACTCCTACGCGGAGCCCGCGCAGCCGGACTACACGCCGGCGGCCGGCTATCAGGACCCCGCACAGTCCGGCTTCCCGGCCCAGGCCCAGCCCGAGCCGCAGTACGCCCAGACGTACGGGTACCAGGACCAGCAGCAGCCGCAGGACGCCTACGGCTACCAGCAGCAGCCCGACCCGTACGGCTACCAGCAGCAGGCGTACGACCCGAACCAGCAGCAGGACTACGGCTGGCAGCAGCAGCCCCAGATCCCCGCACAGCAGGGTGAGAGCGCGCTCGACGAGACCAGTCTCTTCGACACCAGCATGATCGACCTGGAACAGCTGCGCCGGTACGAGCAGGGCCGCTGA